A segment of the Campylobacter vulpis genome:
GTAAAATTCTCAATCCAAAAAACGCACAACTTCATCAAATTCAAAACGACTTTTAGCTTGAATTTCCTCACCATCACTATAACCAAGTGCTATCATTAAGGTTGAAAGCTCTCTTTTTGTGTCAAGTTTTAAATAAGCATTTAATTTAGCACTATCAAAGCCTCCTATGGTGCAAGTAGCGACATTTAAGGCATTTGCAGCGTATAAAATCCCCGCTAAGGCTATATGTGCTTGTTCTCTTGCATAAGAAATTCTAGCTCTTTCGTCCATATCTTGCAAAAAGGGCTTGTAAAGGCTAAGACGCTTTTGAATTTCCTCCTCACTCATCTTTCTTTTTCTTAATTTTTCTTCAAAATACTCCGCAAAATCAAGCCTTGAAAGTATGATAATCACAGCGGCAGCGTTTTTTATATGGCTTTGATGATTAGCGATGAGGCTTAATTCCTCTTTTTTCTTATCATCTTTTATCACAAGAAATTTCCAAGGCTCAAGCCCTAAAGAACTAGGACTTAGCCTAGCTACCTCTAAAATTTCTTTCAAAATTTCATCTTTAATGATTTCTTTTTTAAAATTCCTACAAGAATATCTTGTTTTAAAAAGCTCTAAACTCATAAATACTCCACCACCTCATCAAATTTTAAGCGAATTTTAGCATATTTTGGCTCATTTTTCTTATAACCTAAAGACAAAATCACAGCACTTTCAAAAGGCTCTTCAAGCTTTAAAAACGCATCAACTTTTTCTTTTTCAAAACCTCCTATCATACAGCTATCTACACCTATACTAATGGCAGCTAAACTCATTTGCATTAAAGCTAAATAGCACTGCAAAGAAGCATAATGGTAAAGCTCTTTATCGCTCATTTGGTTTGTTTTGTGTGTGTAAATTTGTAAAATTCTTTGAAAATTCTCCTCACTACTTCCACTAAAACGGCGAATTTGCGACCTTGCAAAGGCATCTTTTTCTTGCAAATCTTTTCTAGCAACCAAAATAATATTATGACTTGCAGTAGCGACATTTTGCTGATTAAAGCAAAGTTTGGAAAGCTCTTCTTGCCTATCTTTTAAAACAAAAAATTTCCAAGGCTCAAAGCCGTGGGAACTAGGGGTTAAAACTCCGCTTTCTAAGATAAATTTCAAATCTTCTTCGGGGATTTTCCTCCCATCAAAAAGCTTACACGCATGGCGTTTTTCTAGCAACTCTTTAAAATTCATTTTCTTCTCCTTTTAAACTTGTAATTTGATAATATAAATTAACGGTTTCAAAAAGATTATATCTAGCTCTTAAAAGCTCTTGTTGCGAAGAAATAAGGGCATTTGAAGCGTCTAAATAATCTTTTAATTCACTCTTTCCAAGTTCATATTTTTGCAAATAGGCTCTTGTGATAAATTCCTGCTTATCCTTAATCAAGCTTAAATTTGACAAAAGTTTTAAATCGCTCTCATAGTCTTTAAACACTAAATGAAATTCATTAAAAGCACTTTGTAAAATTTGCTCATATTCAAAAAGCAAAGCCTCATAAGCAAATTGCGAAATTTTGATGTTTTGCCTCACTCTACCATAATCTAAAAAGGGCAAAGAAATTTGGACATTACCGCTTAGAATTTCTAGCTTAAAATTCTCTTTAAATTCCTCAGCCTCTCCCCTTAAAGCACCACCTAAAGAAATGCTCGGCAAAATAGACTTTTGGACACTATTATAATCCTTAAAAGCCGCTTTTAAAGCATTTAATTTTGCCCTTACATCAGGACGATAAGCTAAACTTTGCAAGGGTATGTTAAAATCAGGCTTTAAAAGCTTAAAATCTTTCAAACTCGCCTTTTTAAAATACTCCAAATAAAAAAAACCCTCTTTTTTACCCAGCAAATCCTGTAAATTTTTAAGAATTAAATTACGATTTTGCTCATTGGAAAGCAAATTTTGTCTTGCTTTTAATAAGCTTTGCCAGACATTTAAAAAGTCAAGCTCCTCTATCTTTCCAAGCTCGTATTTTAGAGCGTAAAGCTCACTCATTTTTTCTAAATTGCTCACATAATTTTCTAGCATTATTTTCACATCATTAAAATAAGCTAATTCAAAAAGGCTATTCAAGCTCGCATTAATAATGCTAAGTTTCAAACTCGCTAAGTCATAAGCACTAGCCTTAGCCCTTAATTCCTCTGCCTTTGCACTATCTAAAATTTTGCCATAAATATCAAGCTCATAATTCAAATTTAAGCTATTAGAATAATTTTGATGATTTACGCCTGAGTGCAAATTTTTCATTCGGTTAAAACCTAAAGTGCCATCTAAACTAGGATATAAATCATAATCAATTAAATCCGCCCTAGCTAAAGCACTCAAAAGCGAAGCTCTAGCGACATTGATGTCTTTATTATTTTCTAGCACAAAAGTGAGGAAATTTTGCAAATTTTCATTCTCATACGCTTGCCACCACTCAAATTTCGTGTTTGATTCTCTTAACTCATCTTCACTCAAAACCACCTCTTTTATAGGCTCTATCCTAGCTCCACACCCACTCAAAAGCAAAAGCATTAAAAACAAAAGACTAAAATTTTTCATCTCATTCCTTCGATAAAGCACTAATAGGATTTAAATTTGCCGCATTTTTCGCAGGAAAAAAGCCAAAAATAAGCCCAATTAAAACAGAACTTAAAAGTCCTGTAAAAACGGCACTTCCCGAAAATATCATCAAAAAATCACTCGCAAAAAGATTAAAAACAAAGATCACTCCAAAAGAAAGCACCACCCCCATAAAAGCACCGATAAGGCATATCATCACAGCTTCGATTAAAAACTGCATTAAAATATCCTCTCTTCTAGCTCCTACTGCCATTCTTATGCCGATTTCTCTCGTTCTTTCACTCACGGATACAAGCATAATATTCATCACGCCTATGCCACCTACCACTAAAGCGATTAAAGCTACGCAAATGGTTAAAATGGTCGTTGTGCGTTTATTTGCCGTGATAGCTTCTTTAAAACTATCAATATTAAAAGTAAAAAAGTCCCTTTGCCCTCTTTTAAGCTCTAAAACCCTTATAATAGCATTTTCAGCTAAGCTTGAACTTACATCATCTTTTACTTTTACAATGATTTCTCTTAATTTCCTATCCCCTGTTAATTTATTCATCAAAGTCGTATAAGGGATATAAAGGCGGACTATATTATCACTAATAGGACGCCTCGTGTCCTTTTGTAAAACACCGATAATTTTAAAAGGCGTGGAATTAAAAATCACAACCTTACCCAAAATATCCTCACTTTTTACATTAGGAAAAATGTTTTTTTTCGCATTAAAATCAAGCACAGCCACATTAGCACTCTCACTTAAATCCTTCTCGTCTAAAATTCGCCCCACTTCAAGCTTTAAGCCGTCCATATTAAAGCTATTCACCCCTACACCCTCAGCCCTAGCGTTTAAGGATTTATTTGTATAGGTTAGCACCCCAGAACTAGCCTCACTCGCCTCCACCGCCTCTAAGTATTCTAAACTCCTTAGCGTTTCTAAATCACTAAAATTAAGCCTTGTTCTACCCGAACGCAAATCTCCAAACCCTCGCCCCGGTCTTATTTCTATGGTATTTGTGCCTAGACTTGAGGTTGTTTGTAAAACCTTAGCT
Coding sequences within it:
- a CDS encoding nitroreductase family protein, whose amino-acid sequence is MSLELFKTRYSCRNFKKEIIKDEILKEILEVARLSPSSLGLEPWKFLVIKDDKKKEELSLIANHQSHIKNAAAVIIILSRLDFAEYFEEKLRKRKMSEEEIQKRLSLYKPFLQDMDERARISYAREQAHIALAGILYAANALNVATCTIGGFDSAKLNAYLKLDTKRELSTLMIALGYSDGEEIQAKSRFEFDEVVRFLD
- a CDS encoding NAD(P)H-dependent oxidoreductase, translated to MNFKELLEKRHACKLFDGRKIPEEDLKFILESGVLTPSSHGFEPWKFFVLKDRQEELSKLCFNQQNVATASHNIILVARKDLQEKDAFARSQIRRFSGSSEENFQRILQIYTHKTNQMSDKELYHYASLQCYLALMQMSLAAISIGVDSCMIGGFEKEKVDAFLKLEEPFESAVILSLGYKKNEPKYAKIRLKFDEVVEYL
- a CDS encoding TolC family protein, giving the protein MKNFSLLFLMLLLLSGCGARIEPIKEVVLSEDELRESNTKFEWWQAYENENLQNFLTFVLENNKDINVARASLLSALARADLIDYDLYPSLDGTLGFNRMKNLHSGVNHQNYSNSLNLNYELDIYGKILDSAKAEELRAKASAYDLASLKLSIINASLNSLFELAYFNDVKIMLENYVSNLEKMSELYALKYELGKIEELDFLNVWQSLLKARQNLLSNEQNRNLILKNLQDLLGKKEGFFYLEYFKKASLKDFKLLKPDFNIPLQSLAYRPDVRAKLNALKAAFKDYNSVQKSILPSISLGGALRGEAEEFKENFKLEILSGNVQISLPFLDYGRVRQNIKISQFAYEALLFEYEQILQSAFNEFHLVFKDYESDLKLLSNLSLIKDKQEFITRAYLQKYELGKSELKDYLDASNALISSQQELLRARYNLFETVNLYYQITSLKGEENEF
- a CDS encoding ABC transporter permease, which encodes MIQLENISKKIGQNTILKSINLHIEKGEFVAIIGQSGSGKTSLLNIIGTLDEPSGGRFFFENYELTNLNKDEKARLRREKIGFIFQRYNLLPLLSAKENVALPSVYAGKKSEERNQRAIYLLENLELSHKMNSKPNELSGGQQQRVSIARALMNGGELILADEPTGALDSKSGVMVLEILQKLNTQGHTIILVTHDPKIAAKAGRVIEIKDGEILSDTKQNSKMREFEIKAMPKEKKSFNLLKNQVFECFKIAYSSIIAHKLRSLLTMLGIIIGIASVVCVVALGLGSQAKVLQTTSSLGTNTIEIRPGRGFGDLRSGRTRLNFSDLETLRSLEYLEAVEASEASSGVLTYTNKSLNARAEGVGVNSFNMDGLKLEVGRILDEKDLSESANVAVLDFNAKKNIFPNVKSEDILGKVVIFNSTPFKIIGVLQKDTRRPISDNIVRLYIPYTTLMNKLTGDRKLREIIVKVKDDVSSSLAENAIIRVLELKRGQRDFFTFNIDSFKEAITANKRTTTILTICVALIALVVGGIGVMNIMLVSVSERTREIGIRMAVGARREDILMQFLIEAVMICLIGAFMGVVLSFGVIFVFNLFASDFLMIFSGSAVFTGLLSSVLIGLIFGFFPAKNAANLNPISALSKE